In Planctomonas sp. JC2975, the genomic stretch GCGCGTGGAGCGCCACGCTATGCCGCCCCGTGGATTCGCTTCACCGGGCGGTCCGTGCGCCGTTGGCCGTCACGGCCCGCGTGCGCCGGGCGTCCCTCCTCGTCGAGCACGACGAGCCCGCGAGAACTCTCGGCGCCGAGCTCGAGCGACCGCAGCCATTCCTTGTTGATGGAGGGAACCCGGGATCCCCAGTACTTGAAGTAGACCGGCACTTCGGACGCCATCCACATCGACGCGCGCCCACTGCCGACCGAGAGGTCGTCCAGCCACGACAGCAGGAACGACTCCTGGCGCCGGAACTTGTTGATGATCACGATCTCGAGGTGGGTCAACAGTCGGTCGTCGAACTCGACATCTTGCGGTCCGTAAATCAGTACACCCATGGGAAAGATCACCTTCTCTTTCCTCCAGGCAAGCGCGGATCACGCCGAATAACAACCGCAAGGCCCCTATTCAGGGGCCCCCTTGACGTTTGCTCTCAGGTGTGCGTCATTGCGGGCGGGCGCCGCCGCAACGCTTGCGTCACCTCGAACGCCGGGTGCCGCGTCGTACGTCGCCGGCGCCGCACTACGCGTCCCTAGAGGACTGGGCGCCCTCCCGTGACGGCAACGCGAGCGCCGGAGACGTACGACGCCTCGTCGCTGGCGAGCAGCACGTACACGGGTGCGAGCTCCGCCGGCTGAGCTGCCCGGCGGAGAGGCGTGTTGCCACCGAAGGATTCGACGTGCTCCTCCGGCATCGTGGACGGGATCAGGGGTGTCCACACCGGTCCGGGAGCGACGCTGTTCGCTCGAATGCCGCGCTCGCCGAGGAGCTGCGCGAGCGACGCCGTCATGTTGGCGATCGCCGCCTTCGTCGCCGCATAGGGCATGAGCGACGGCGACGGCGCGTCGGAATTGATCGATGACGTTCCGATGATGGATGCTCCCGGCCGCATGTGCGGCAACGCCGCCTTCACGAGGTGGAAGTACGCGCTCAGATTGGTGGCGATGGTCTCATCCCACTCCTCGTCTGAGATGTCCTCCACCTTCGAGTGCGTGCGCTGCATCGCGGCATTGGATACCAGGATGTCGATGCGTCCGAACTTCTCGGCCGCCGTCTCGATCAGCCTCCTGCACTCGGCGGGATCGGAGAGGTCGCCCTTCTGGGCGACGCATTTGCGGCCCGATTCAGTGACCCACTGTTCGGTGTCCCTTGCGTCCTCCGTCTCGTCGAGGTAGCCGAACACGATGTCGGCGCCCTCCCGCGCAAACGCGATGGCGACGGCCTTGCCGATCCCGCTGTCGGCGCCGGTGATCACCGCCACCTTGCCCGAGAGCCGTGCACTGCCGAGATACGTCTCCTCCCCGTGATCTGCACGCGGGCGCAGGCGACCTTCCATACCTGGTGCGGTCTGCCGCTGTCTCGGCTGCATTGAATGCTCCCCCCATCGGATGCGAGCGTGCCCGACGGGCTCGCTGCGATCGGATCCATCAAGGCTGTTCGCGACGAGTCGCGCCGCCCAGGGGTTGACAGCCTCCGGGCGAGTGGACAGGACAGTCTGGGACCCGTCCGCCAGGCGCCCCGTTCATTCGTCTTCGTCGTGATCGGCGACGCCATCGCGAACACCGAGGGGCGGCACGCCAGGGGCAGCGGGCTTGTCGCGGTCGCTGAGGCGCTCCTCAACGCGATCCGGATCGTCGGCGTCGCCCTCGAGCCCATCGATGATGCCGTTCGTCTGGTCGAACGGATGCGCGACATCCGCCGCGAGCACGCTGAGGTCGGCCTCGGATCCCGCGCCTCGAGCAAATCGCTCGTCGCCGCCGCGGCCCCCGGCGTCCGCGCTTTCAGCGGATGCGACGGGCTGCGGTCCGTCCGGTGTGACGGGAGCACTCGGTGCCCCTGGCACCGGCGGCGTCTCGGGCGGCGTCGGTCCTGTGGGAATGGTCGGCTCGGCCGGAGTCGGGAACGTCGGCTCCTCGGGCGTCGGCACGGTCGGCTCGGCCGGCGACGGCGGATTCGGTTCCTGCGGATCCGGTGCCGGCACACCCGGCCCACCTGGTTGGAGCGGCTGATCGGGGCTGGGCACCTGCGGATCCGTCGGTCCGCCGACATGGCGTCCGCCTCCGCCGACCTGCGAACCCTGGAAATTCGTTTCATCAGACATGCCATCACGGTCGCGCGCCCACTCGGACGCCGCCAGGGGTTGACGCAGCCACGACGAACGGCGACGCAGAACGATCACGACGGCATATCGAGGGCCGGGAACGAACTGCTCGGCCTCATCGATGGATCCCGACGATCCGCGTGACCGCACCCCAGCGATCCTGGGGTGCGACGACGTACGATACGGCCATGCGCGCGTACTGGCGGCCCGTTCTGTGGGTTCTCGCTGCGCTCGGCGTGCTGCTCATCCTCGCCGTTCTGATCGCCAAGCTCATCGTGTTGCTGATTCCGATCGCTCTCATCGCGATCCTGCTGTTCGTAGTCGTCCCACTCGAGGTGCGCCGGCGTCGGGACGGTTCGAACCACACGTGACTCAGCCCTGATCCCTCGCCTGAGTCGGCCGTGCGCCATCGGTTCAGAACAACGGCCAAGGCGTAGCCGGCATCCAACCGCTCGGCGCGGGGAACCGCCGCTCGTCGAGCATTCTGTCGCACCGAGCGACGAGCGCATCCAGTTCGTCCTCGGCGAGAAGTCCGCGCAGACTCGCCCCCAGCTCCCGGTCCACGGATGCCCGCACCCGCCTTACCCCGTCGATCTCGCGTTCGCTGAGCGGCTCTCCGACCCAACCCCAGAGCACGGTGCGCAGCTTGTGCTCGACGTGGAACGTGAGGCCGTGATCGACGCCGTACCGGTGTCCGTCCGGCATCGCGAGGACGTGTCCTCCCTTGCGATCGGCGTTGTTGACGATCATGTCGAACACCGCCATGGCGCGAAGCGAGTCCGAATCCTCGTGCACGAGCGCGACCGGACGCTCATCCTCGTCTGCACCGCGGAGCACGAGACGCCAGCCTTCCACAGGCAGGTCGTCAGCGGCGACCACGTCAACGGCGTCCTGCTCCTCGTCCACGTGCTGCCAGAGCTGCACCATCCCGGGACCGTAGGGACCGTCGCGCAACCAGGTGCAGGGGACCACGTTCCACTCGAGGCACTCCGAGACGAGGTAGGCGGCGACTTCGCGCTGCGCCAGGTCGCCGTCCGGGAAATCCCAGAGCTCCTTCTCACCTGACGACGGCTTGTAGATGACCGGCACGTCGCCGATGGCGGCGAGGAACGTCTCGTTCGACGCCACAGGGATGCGCGCCACCACCTGCAGCTCGCCGTCGAGCGGGCCAGACGCCGTCATCCGCGTCGCCCGGCCATTCCACGGTCTCTGCCCGCGCAGCCGGGACCGCCCGGTGCAGCGTCGCCGGTCACGGGGTGTCGCCGAACACGGTCGAATCGGGACACGTGTGCCCGTGCGGATCCACCGGCAGCCCGCAACGCGGACAGGACGGGCGGCCTGCCGCAACGACTGCCCTGGTGCCGCGGGCGAAGGCGCGGGCGGCACCGACGGGCATCCGGATGACGACGGCCTCCTCCGGCACCTCCTCGTCGGAATCCGTCGGCTCGTCGAGCTCCGCTTCCGAGAGCAGTTGCAGCACGACCTGGGCTGTGGTCGGATCCCAGCCGAGGCCGATGGTTCCTGTGCGGAACTGCTCGTCGACCGGATCGAGCGGAGCGCGGTCGATCAGCTCGGCAGACGGATCCGCCGGGATTCCGAACGGGTTCCCGGCGCCCATCAGCTCGTCGAGGATCTGCTCGACATGCATGGCCAGCAGCGCCGACTGCTCCTTCTCGAGCAGCACGCTCACGACCCGGCGACCGTCCTTCACCTGCAGATAGAAGGAGCGGGAGCCCGGCTCGCCGATCGTTCCGATGAGAACACGGTCGGGCCAATCGAAGTCGTGGACGACGGTGGGCATGCGCACCAGCTTATGAGCGCTGCCCCGCCACCGGCAGGCCCCTCTCAGGGCGTGGAGCCACCGCCGACGGGTGCGTCAGCATCCGCGATGCCATCGTGCAGCCATGACAGGTCGCCGGCATCCGTGTTGGTGGCGATCACGCGGGAGCCGTCAGACCCGTAGTGCACGATCGAGACGGATGCCGGCCCGACGCTGATCCGCTGGATGAGGTCGAGGTGCATGCCGAAGGCATCCGCCAGAATCGCCTTGATGACGTCGCCGTGACTCACGGCGGCCCAGACCGCCTTCGCACCATACGTACCCGTCATCTCGGCATCGTGTGCGCGGACGGCCGCAACCGCGCGTGCCTGCATCCCGGCCATCGACTCCCCTTCGGGGAACACGACGGATGCCGGACTCGCCTGCACGCGCCGCCACAGTTCCTCGCGCGCGAGCTCGGCCAATGGCCTGCCTTGCCAGAGCCCGTAGTCGCATTCGATGAGCGCAGGATCCACGCAAACCGGGCGCGCGCCCTCCCGCCGCGAGACGATGGCAGCCGCCGTCTCGAGGCACCGGTCGAGCGGACTCGACACCACCTCGACCAGAGGGACGACCTCGAGACGCTCGGCCGTCCGAGACGCCTGAGCCCGCCCGACCTCGTCGAGTGCGATGCCGGGGGTGCGCCCGACGAGGACACCCTGCGCGTTCGCCGCGGTGCGTCCGTGTCGCACGAGGATCACCGTGGCCATGGGGTCGAGCCTAGGGTGCTGTGCACATCCGGACCACGCTTTCCGCCCACGCCACCGCGACCGACTCGCCGCGGTAGCGCTGCGGACCCGACGTCATCGAACGATGAGCACAGGGCAGTTGGCGTGCGCCGCGCACTCCGAGCTCACGGATCCCAGCAGCAGGCCGGCGAAACCGCCGCGTCCGCGGGATCCGAGCACGAGCATCTCGGCTCCTGTGCTGCGCTCGATGAGCACCTGCGCCGGGTGCCCGTACTGCACAACGGTCGACAGGAGTGCCGGACGATCGGATCCGTAGGCCTCCGTCAGCGCCTCGTCCAGCGCCTGCACGGCGATCTCCTCGAACGACGGCTCCATGGAAAGCGCGTACGGCGACATCGCGACCGGATAGGTCCAGGTGGACACCGCCTCGATCCGGGTTCCGAGAAGACGCGAAAGGCGGTCGGCCTGGCGCAGCGCGGCGATGGATTGTTCGGATCCGTCGACGCCCACGACGATCCGGGGCGTGTCGTCGGCGGTGGCGGCCGTGGTCTCGGTTGTCTCGCTCATCTCTCCAGCATGCGCCGAGCATCTGCGCCGCGCCACCACCGAGATGGGTGAGGCCGGGCACCGATCTCGCGCCTACTCCTCCTCGTCGTCCCAGTCCGTGTCGTCGACCCAGGGCGCGATGTCGATCTCGTTGCCCTCTGGGTCGGCGAGCGTCCACCAGTGCGGCGCGAAGGCGTCGGTCGCTATGCGTCCTCCCGCTGCGACGGCCGCGTCGATCCGCTGCTGGGCCAACGCACGCGGCAGCGCGAGATCCAGGTGGATGCGATTGCGTTGCGGTCGCGGCGCATCCATCTGCTGGAACCACACCGACGGTCCGATGCCGCGCGGATCGCGCAGCGAACCCTCTCCGCGGCGCTGGTAGCCGAGCGCCGCCTCCCAGAACGGCAACACGAGCGGGATGTCCACGGCATCGATCGCGAGCTGCACCGTGCCGATCAGTGTGGGGTCCGCCTCGATGCCGAGGCGGCTCGCCGCGTGTGAGATCTGCGCCGCAAGAGCCGCGTCGCGTTCGCTCAGGTCGGAGATCTCGTGGGTCATCAGGCGAACTGTGACACCCGGATATCGCAGGTCGACGTCGGGATGATGGTTCGCGGCATCCGCCAGCTCGGCGATCGCGCGCACGAACTCGACGCCCTTGTCGAAGGATCCGGTGGCGAAGTAGGCGGTCGCTCCGCCGTAGACGCGATGCCACGTGTCTCCCGGCACGAGCTCGTGGAATCGCTTGGTGGTGATGGCCTCGACCATGACGCCCTCCCTGACGACCGGATGCTAACGCCCCATGCAAACACCGGCCACCGACACCGTCAACGGTGCGGCAGTCTCGAGTGTCTCCGCTGCCGCCACACCGTGGCCCGTCCAACGAGGCGCCGGCCCACGAGGTGTCCTCGTACGACGTGCCGGTGGCAGGATGACACCCATGACCGGCACTCTGCACATCACCGGCGATGCCGCGGCCGACGAACTGCTGTCGACCGATCCGCTCGCCCTGCTCCTCGGCATGCTCCTCGACCAGCAGGTGGCCATGGAGATCGCGTTCAGCGGTCCGGCCAAGATCCGCGACCGCATGGGCGGCGAGAAGAGCCTGAGCGCTCAGTCGATCGCCGAAGCGGATCCGGACGCCTTCGCCACCCTCTGCGCGACGCCTCCCGCCGTGCACCGCTTCCCCGGCTCCATGGCCGCGCGCATCCAGACGGTCTGCCGCACCATCGTGGCCGACTGGGACGGGGACGCAGCCGCAATCTGGACTCGGCCGGCACCGTCGACGGCCTCCGCTCCTGACGGCAAGGAGGTGTTCGGCAGGCTGAAGGCGCTGCCCGGATTCGGCGACCAGAAGGCGCGCATCTTCGTCGCGCTCCTCGGCAAGCAGTACGGCTACGACGGCGCCGGATGGCGCGAAGCCGCCGGCGACTACGGCGAGGAAGGCTCGCATCGGTCGGTGGCCGACATCGTGGACGAGGCGTCGCTGGCTCAGGTGCGCGAGACCAAGAAGGCCGTGAAGGCAGCCGCGAAGACGGCCCGGCCGGCTGGAGGATCCCGATGAGCGAGCGATCGTACGACGGCGCGGGACGGAAGGACAACGCTCTCGTCGGGTTCATGAAGCGCCGATGGCTGGCGATCGTGCTCGTGGTGCTGCTGGCCATCGTCGCCATCCAGAACGGAGTCGCCGACGAGAAGTCGACCATCTTCCTGCTGTTCTGGCAGGTGGAGTGGCCAACCTGGGTGCTCGTGCTGGTCATCTTCCTCATCGGCGGCATCGCCGGCTGGGCGTTCGCGCGCAACCGCGCAGCGCGCAGGGCGCGGCGACGCTGAAGCCCCTCGCTCGCGGAGCCGGCTGTGCGCTGCGCTCGTCGGCGCGACGGGCGAGGCATCCGCTCGGCCGCCCTTGGTGACAGGCTGGTCGCATGGCCAGCACGAACTTCGTTCCCCGTGACGACCGTTACGACCGGATGCTGTACCGCCGCACCGGACACAGCGGTCTCGACCTTCCAGCGCTCTCCCTAGGGTTGTGGCACAACTTCGGCGACGACCGTCCGCTGGAGACCCAGCGCGCGATCGTGCGCCGCGCCTTCGACCTGGGGATCACGCACTTCGACCTCGCGAACAATTACGGTCCGCCGTACGGGTCGGCCGAGACCAACTTCGGCCGCATCTTCCGGGAGGATCTGCTGCCGTACCGCGACGAGCTGATCCTGTCGACGAAGGCCGGCTGGGACATGTGGCCCGGCCCGTACGGACAGGGCGGCGGAAGCCGCAAGTACATGCTCGCCAGCCTCGACCAGTCGCTGCAGCGGATGGGCGTCGACTTCGTCGACATCTTCTACTCGCACCGGCCGGACCCTTCAACACCGCTGGAGGAGACGATGGGCGCCCTCGACCACGCCGTGCGCAGCGGGAAGGCGCTGTACGTCGGCATCTCCTCGTACAGTGCGGATGACACGCGCCGGGCAGCGCAGATCCTCGCGGACGTCGGCACCCCGCTCCTCATCCACCAGCCGTCGTACAACATGCTCAACCGCTGGATCGAGACCGAGGGCCTTCTGGATGCCGCAGCCGAGGCGGGTGCCGGCGTGATCGGCTTCACCGCACTGGCCCAGGGCATGCTCACGGGCAAGTATCTGGACGGCATCCCTGCCGGATCGCGAGCCGCAGAGGGATCCTCGCTCTCCGAGGACCTGCTGACAGAAGCCGCGCTCGGTCACATCCGCTCCCTCGCCGGGATCGCGGAGTCCCGCGGTCAGACACTCGCGCAGCTCGCGCTGGCCTGGGCACTCCGCGACCCTCGTGTGACCTCGCTCGTGATCGGATCGAGCAGCGTGGACCAGCTGGAGCAGAACGTCGCGGCACTCGACGATCTCGAGTTCACGGATGACGAGCTCGAGGCCATCGACGAGCACGCCGTCGACACCGGGGTCGACCTCTGGGCGACGGCCAGGCGCGGCGAGCTCGGGTAGCCTCACGGCTCCGAGGATTCATCCAAACACCTCCCAGGTTTCGATCGGGATTGTTTCAGGGTTCATTCGAATATCCCTCATATCGTCGGAAGCGAGGTCGGGGATATCCCCCCAAAACTCCCGACCGCGGCACGCGACTTTGCCCGAAGGCGCGTGCAGGGTCCCCGGATGCGCCGTCTCGCGCAGCCGGGGATCCACAGTTTTGGCCGCCCGAGCTCGCGGCTGCGCCTCGCGGCCCGCGCCGTAGGCTGGCCGCATGGCCGCCTGGACCCGCGAACCCGTCACCGTGACAGTCACCGGAGCAGGAGGGCAGATCGGCTACGCGCTGCTGTTCCGCATCGCCTCCGGCCAGCTCCTCGGCCCGGATACGCCTGTGCGGCTGCAGCTGCTGGAGATCCCCCAGGGGTTGCGCTCCGCTGAGGGCACGGCGCTGGAGCTCATCGACGGCGCGTTCCCGCTGCTCACTTCCATCGACGTGACGGACTCGGCGTCCGACGCGTTCGACGGCACGAACGTGGCTCTGCTGGTGGGGGCTCGTCCGCGCACCGCAGGAATGGAGCGGGCCGACCTGCTCGAGGCGAACGCGGCCATCTTCGGGCCGCAGGGGCGAGCGATCAACGAGGGGGCGGCATCCGATGTGCGCGTGCTCGTGGTGGGAAATCCCGCGAACACGAACGCACTGATCGCCTCGTCGCACGCGGCGGACGTGCCGCGCGAGCGCTTCACGGCGATGACCAGACTCGACCACAACAGGGCCGTCGCCCAGCTCGCGCTGAAGCTCGAGGTGCCCGTGGCAGCAGTGCACGGCGTGATCATCTGGGGCAATCACTCTGCGACGCAGTATCCGGATGTCACGCACGCCACCGTCGACGGTCGCAGCGCCACCGACCTCGTCGACGAGGAGTGGCTGGAAGGCGTCTTCGTGCCGAAGGTTGCGCGCCGCGGCGCAGAGATCATCGAGGTGCGCGGGGCGTCGAGCGCAGCATCCGCCGCGAACGCCGCCATCGACCACGTCTACGACTGGGTGAACGGCACGGGCGACGGCTGGACCTCCGCCGGCGTCAGCTCGAGCGGGGAGAACGCGGAAGCCGCAGCAGGCTACGGCGTCCCCGAGGGATTGGTGTGCTCCCTGCCGGTCCGGTCGGTCGACGGCGAATGGCGAGTCGTTCCCGGTTTCGACGAGGGTCCGATCGCGCAGGCGCACATCGAGGCATCCGTCGCGGAACTCGTCGAGGAGCGCGAGGCCGTGCGGGCGCTCGGCCTGCTGCCCGGCTGACCGCGGTCGAACTCACCGCGGCTGGTAGAGCTGCCGTCGCTCACTCGGCGGTAGCCGCGGCGGCGAGCAACCGCTCCGAAAGGTCCCAGAGGCGGCCGGCGCGCGCGGGGTCGAGTGCCCTTGGCAGGTAGCTGCCAGAGGGGAGTTCGCCTGTGCTCCCTCCCTCGAAGGGTTCCGCGAACGTGCAGTCCTCGAGGTACCGGCCGCCGACGCCGTCGAGTTCCGGCGCCACAGCAGCCCAGACGAAGGTCGCGGCGCCCTCCGACGGCGTGGACATCATCGGGTTCGCCGGATCGTTCCACCCTCTGGCCTCGACCTGCTCGGCGGACATGTGTCGCTGCAGGCCGGTCAGCACCGCGCCAGGGCTCACCGCATTGCTGAGGATCCGCTCTGACTGGAACCGGGCGGAGAACCCTACGGAGAACAGCGCATTCGCCGACTTGGAGCGTCCGTACGCGAGCCACGGGTCGTACGACGTGTGCACGAAGTTCGGATCGTCGAAGTCGACATCGGATCGGCGATGCGCCCGCGACGACACGGACACCACACGTGCTCCGCCTGCGGACCGCAACGCCGGCAAAAGCCCCGTCGCGAACGCGAAGTGGCCGAGGTGGTTGACGCCGAACTGCGTCTCGAACCCGTTCTCGGTGCGGCCGAACGGCGTCGCCATGACCCCGGCATTGAGCACGAGGATGTGCAGCGGCAGACCGGTTGCCGCACGGCGGCCGATGAACGTCGACACCGACTCGAGAGATGCCAGGTCGAGCCGGCGATGCACGATCTGCTCGTTGCCCGTCTCCGCCCGCAACGCGGCTGCCGCCTTCTCGCCTGCATCGACGTCGCGCCCCGCGATCTCCACGCGCGCACCCGCCACGGCGAGCGCCCGCGCGGTCTCCAGCCCCAGGCCGGAAGATCCGCCGGTCACGATCGCCTCCTTGTCCGACAGGTCGATGCCGTCGACCACTTCGAGTGCCGTGCGCTTCCGCCCGTGGCCCCTCGGTCGAGCCATACGGCGAACGCCTTCGTCGACAGCGGCATCACGACGCGCACCGGCAGCGGATGCTCGTGGCCGGCCATCCTGACCGGGCCCTCCAGCCGGGTCGGCGGGAAGATCATGCAGTGTCGTGGTCATCGTCGTGCTCCTTGGTCGTCGGCCGCCAGTACCCCACCCGTTTGCGAACGGCGTGCAGCGATCCGTCGCGGTCTGCGACGAGTCTCCGCCTGCAGGACGACGACGAGAAGGCCGCGCCGTTCCTGGTAGTGACACGGCTAGGATCGCCGGATGCCCCGGCATCCGGCGATGGCAAGCTGGGTGCGTGACCGCAGACCCGGCATCCGCACGGAACGTCCTCGGCGAGTTCCTCAGAGCTCGGCGGGCGCGGCTGCAGCCCACCGACCTCGGGCTTCCGCAGGGCACGGGCAACCGCCGTACCCCCGGTCTCCGTCGCGAGGAGCTCGCTGCGCTCTCCGGGGTGAGCGTCGACTACTACACCCGGCTCGAGCAAGGCAAGGAGCATCACCCGAGCGGACCGGTCCTGACCGCCCTCGCCCGCGCTCTCCGGCTCGACGAGGACGCTCGCGATCACCTCTTTGATCTCGCAGACCAGCTTGCGGGCCGCGCTCCTCGACGTCGGGTCGACAACACCGTGCGACCCGGGATCCGGCAGATACTGGACACATTGCGGCCGTGCCCTGCCTACGTGCGCAACCGCACCAACGACATCCTCGCCGCGAATCCCGAGGGGCTGGCGTTGCTGGCCGGCATCGCAGAATGGCCGCCGGAACGACGCAACACGACTCGGTACCTGTTCCTCCATCCGACCGCCCGCACTCTGTATCCGGACTGGACGCACGCGGCACGGATGTCAGTGGCACAACTGCGCGCGGCATCCCGGGGCGACAACGACGACGCTGCACTCACGGCTCTTCTCGAGGAGCTCACGGCCGCGAGCCCCGAGTTCGCCGAACTCTGGGAGCACCACGATGTGCGACACCGGCGCACGGAGCGCAAGACGCTGAACCATCCGGTGGTCGGCACGCTGACGCTGATGTACGAGAGCCTCGACGTCGGCCCGGACGGCACGAGGCTCGGCGTGTATCAGGCCGTCCCCGGAACGCCGGACCACGAGGCGATGACATTGCTGTCGCTCGCGGCCAGCGCCGCCTGAAGGCGGGTGGATGCGTCTGCGCTCAGCCGTCCTTCTGGAGCTGCATGAGCAACTGCGGCGCGCGGCGGTCGAGGACGTTGCCACCGACGCGCACGCCGATCGCGAGAGCGATCGGGCCGAGCACGACACCCACAACGAGGCCGATCCATCCCCAGATTGCTTCACCGGTGAACACGCTCACCAAGAAGAGCACGATCTCGGGAGAGGTCAGCACGGCGAGGATGCCCCAGCTGAGGAACGTCGATCCCAACAACGCCGTGTTGGCGCCGGGTCGCGTCTTGAACGGGTTGTCGCCCGGCGCAGGCGCGGGGAAGACGAGGACCGCGGACGTCACCGAGCACACCCCGAGACCTCCGAGCAGCAGCCCGACCACGAGTCCGAGCAGGCCGGGCACGGTCCACCACTGCTCGACGACGGCCGACGTCACGAGAGTGACGGCCACCGCGGCGGGCAGCCCGAAGGTCAGGACGGCGGATGCCCGCCCCCACCGATCGGCGCGCCCCGGCACCGCCTTGCTCACGTGCAGCACGAACGCCGTGGAGTCGTAGGAGACGTCGGCGATGAGGGTGACGCCGAGCAGGAACGCGACGAGCGGACCGGACCAGAGCAGCAGCTGCGGAAAGTGGGAC encodes the following:
- a CDS encoding DUF3090 domain-containing protein, with protein sequence MPTVVHDFDWPDRVLIGTIGEPGSRSFYLQVKDGRRVVSVLLEKEQSALLAMHVEQILDELMGAGNPFGIPADPSAELIDRAPLDPVDEQFRTGTIGLGWDPTTAQVVLQLLSEAELDEPTDSDEEVPEEAVVIRMPVGAARAFARGTRAVVAAGRPSCPRCGLPVDPHGHTCPDSTVFGDTP
- a CDS encoding HhH-GPD-type base excision DNA repair protein; the protein is MTGTLHITGDAAADELLSTDPLALLLGMLLDQQVAMEIAFSGPAKIRDRMGGEKSLSAQSIAEADPDAFATLCATPPAVHRFPGSMAARIQTVCRTIVADWDGDAAAIWTRPAPSTASAPDGKEVFGRLKALPGFGDQKARIFVALLGKQYGYDGAGWREAAGDYGEEGSHRSVADIVDEASLAQVRETKKAVKAAAKTARPAGGSR
- a CDS encoding LapA family protein — translated: MSERSYDGAGRKDNALVGFMKRRWLAIVLVVLLAIVAIQNGVADEKSTIFLLFWQVEWPTWVLVLVIFLIGGIAGWAFARNRAARRARRR
- a CDS encoding SDR family oxidoreductase, which gives rise to MQPRQRQTAPGMEGRLRPRADHGEETYLGSARLSGKVAVITGADSGIGKAVAIAFAREGADIVFGYLDETEDARDTEQWVTESGRKCVAQKGDLSDPAECRRLIETAAEKFGRIDILVSNAAMQRTHSKVEDISDEEWDETIATNLSAYFHLVKAALPHMRPGASIIGTSSINSDAPSPSLMPYAATKAAIANMTASLAQLLGERGIRANSVAPGPVWTPLIPSTMPEEHVESFGGNTPLRRAAQPAELAPVYVLLASDEASYVSGARVAVTGGRPVL
- a CDS encoding SCO1664 family protein translates to MTASGPLDGELQVVARIPVASNETFLAAIGDVPVIYKPSSGEKELWDFPDGDLAQREVAAYLVSECLEWNVVPCTWLRDGPYGPGMVQLWQHVDEEQDAVDVVAADDLPVEGWRLVLRGADEDERPVALVHEDSDSLRAMAVFDMIVNNADRKGGHVLAMPDGHRYGVDHGLTFHVEHKLRTVLWGWVGEPLSEREIDGVRRVRASVDRELGASLRGLLAEDELDALVARCDRMLDERRFPAPSGWMPATPWPLF
- the mgrA gene encoding L-glyceraldehyde 3-phosphate reductase produces the protein MASTNFVPRDDRYDRMLYRRTGHSGLDLPALSLGLWHNFGDDRPLETQRAIVRRAFDLGITHFDLANNYGPPYGSAETNFGRIFREDLLPYRDELILSTKAGWDMWPGPYGQGGGSRKYMLASLDQSLQRMGVDFVDIFYSHRPDPSTPLEETMGALDHAVRSGKALYVGISSYSADDTRRAAQILADVGTPLLIHQPSYNMLNRWIETEGLLDAAAEAGAGVIGFTALAQGMLTGKYLDGIPAGSRAAEGSSLSEDLLTEAALGHIRSLAGIAESRGQTLAQLALAWALRDPRVTSLVIGSSSVDQLEQNVAALDDLEFTDDELEAIDEHAVDTGVDLWATARRGELG
- a CDS encoding SDR family NAD(P)-dependent oxidoreductase, translating into MTTTLHDLPADPAGGPGQDGRPRASAAGARRDAAVDEGVRRMARPRGHGRKRTALEVVDGIDLSDKEAIVTGGSSGLGLETARALAVAGARVEIAGRDVDAGEKAAAALRAETGNEQIVHRRLDLASLESVSTFIGRRAATGLPLHILVLNAGVMATPFGRTENGFETQFGVNHLGHFAFATGLLPALRSAGGARVVSVSSRAHRRSDVDFDDPNFVHTSYDPWLAYGRSKSANALFSVGFSARFQSERILSNAVSPGAVLTGLQRHMSAEQVEARGWNDPANPMMSTPSEGAATFVWAAVAPELDGVGGRYLEDCTFAEPFEGGSTGELPSGSYLPRALDPARAGRLWDLSERLLAAAATAE
- a CDS encoding universal stress protein, whose amino-acid sequence is MSETTETTAATADDTPRIVVGVDGSEQSIAALRQADRLSRLLGTRIEAVSTWTYPVAMSPYALSMEPSFEEIAVQALDEALTEAYGSDRPALLSTVVQYGHPAQVLIERSTGAEMLVLGSRGRGGFAGLLLGSVSSECAAHANCPVLIVR
- a CDS encoding ATP-dependent DNA ligase gives rise to the protein MGVLIYGPQDVEFDDRLLTHLEIVIINKFRRQESFLLSWLDDLSVGSGRASMWMASEVPVYFKYWGSRVPSINKEWLRSLELGAESSRGLVVLDEEGRPAHAGRDGQRRTDRPVKRIHGAA
- a CDS encoding malate dehydrogenase — encoded protein: MAAWTREPVTVTVTGAGGQIGYALLFRIASGQLLGPDTPVRLQLLEIPQGLRSAEGTALELIDGAFPLLTSIDVTDSASDAFDGTNVALLVGARPRTAGMERADLLEANAAIFGPQGRAINEGAASDVRVLVVGNPANTNALIASSHAADVPRERFTAMTRLDHNRAVAQLALKLEVPVAAVHGVIIWGNHSATQYPDVTHATVDGRSATDLVDEEWLEGVFVPKVARRGAEIIEVRGASSAASAANAAIDHVYDWVNGTGDGWTSAGVSSSGENAEAAAGYGVPEGLVCSLPVRSVDGEWRVVPGFDEGPIAQAHIEASVAELVEEREAVRALGLLPG
- a CDS encoding VOC family protein; its protein translation is MVEAITTKRFHELVPGDTWHRVYGGATAYFATGSFDKGVEFVRAIAELADAANHHPDVDLRYPGVTVRLMTHEISDLSERDAALAAQISHAASRLGIEADPTLIGTVQLAIDAVDIPLVLPFWEAALGYQRRGEGSLRDPRGIGPSVWFQQMDAPRPQRNRIHLDLALPRALAQQRIDAAVAAGGRIATDAFAPHWWTLADPEGNEIDIAPWVDDTDWDDEEE
- a CDS encoding MSMEG_4193 family putative phosphomutase, with protein sequence MATVILVRHGRTAANAQGVLVGRTPGIALDEVGRAQASRTAERLEVVPLVEVVSSPLDRCLETAAAIVSRREGARPVCVDPALIECDYGLWQGRPLAELAREELWRRVQASPASVVFPEGESMAGMQARAVAAVRAHDAEMTGTYGAKAVWAAVSHGDVIKAILADAFGMHLDLIQRISVGPASVSIVHYGSDGSRVIATNTDAGDLSWLHDGIADADAPVGGGSTP